In Mastacembelus armatus chromosome 4, fMasArm1.2, whole genome shotgun sequence, the following are encoded in one genomic region:
- the rabgap1l gene encoding rab GTPase-activating protein 1-like isoform X5, with amino-acid sequence MMQEVSIMVAYDAHVVDRPGEEDTLARLVAHSRPLRAPRPVVPTKKLKKFEKEYQTLRESQLQQEDPIDRYQRENRRLQEASMRLEQENDDLAHELVTSKIALRNDLDQAEDKADVLNKELLSTKQRLVETEEEKRRQEEETAQLKEVFRRELEKAELEIKKTTAIIAEYKQICSQLSTRLEKQQAATKEELDIVRSKVMGCEHCRDLFSTLGSLQASSPDRDRTSTEPLDEEKDGLKEQLRQMELELAQTKLQLVEAKCRIQELEHQRGVLMTEIQAAKNSWFSKTLGSLKSSASSSSSSSSQTPSSPKDGPA; translated from the exons ATGATGCAGGAAGTGTCCATCATGGTGGCGTACGATGCCCATGTAGTAGACCGACCGGGTGAGGAGGACACTCTGGCTCGATTGGTCGCCCACTCCAGACCTCTCCGAGCTCCCAGGCCGGTG gttCCAACTAAAAAGCTGAAGAAGTTTGAGAAGGAATATCAGACACTGAGGGAGAGCCAACTGCAACAAGAGGACCCCATTGACCGATACCAG AGGGAGAACCGTCGTCTTCAGGAGGCCAGTATGAGACTGGAACAAGAAAACGATGACTTGGCCCATGAACTGGTCACCAGTAAGATCGCCCTTCGGAATGACCTTGACCAG GCAGAAGACAAGGCTGATGTTTTGAACAAAGAGCTGCTGAGCACCAAGCAACGTCTGGTGGAGactgaggaggagaagagacgTCAGGAGGAGGAGACGGCTCAG CTGAAGGAGGTTTTCAGGAGGGAGCTGGAGAAAGCAGAGCTGGAGATCAAGAAAACCACAGCGATCATAGCTGAATACAAACAG ATCTGCTCCCAGCTGAGCACCAGGCTGGAAAAACAGCAGGCAGCAACAAAGGAAGAGCTGGACATTGTCAGG agtAAAGTCATGGGTTGTGAGCACTGTAGGGACCTGTTTAGCACCCTTGGGTCCCTCCAGGCATCGTCCCCTGACAGGGACAGGACATCCACCGAGCCGCTGGATGAGGAGAAAGATGGACTGAAGGAGCAGCTGCGACAGATGGAGCTGGAGCTAGCCCAGACTAAACTGCAGCTGGTGGAGGCCAAGTGCCGCATCCAG GAGCTCGAGCACCAACGGGGAGTCCTGATGACCGAGATCCAGGCAGCCAAGAACTCTTGGTTCAGCAAGACTCTTGGCTCTCTGAAGAGCTCTgcctcttcatcctccagctcctcatcCCAGACTCCGTCTTCTCCAAAGGATGGCCCCGCTTAG